The following proteins are encoded in a genomic region of Oncorhynchus masou masou isolate Uvic2021 chromosome 32, UVic_Omas_1.1, whole genome shotgun sequence:
- the LOC135527097 gene encoding glutaredoxin domain-containing cysteine-rich protein 1-like — MEETMLTLPGEEKPQKQLRFRVASGNSGRVLKEIFKDEGPSDSLDSDCTSSLDVDRISTPSTSGDANGHGFLYGFLGSELDYSESEPDDLLMYAGTSKDRAPISHKRVNILSNNGTVRGVKHKVSAGQALFENLPNAFGPKLTLEFGRIVIYTTSFRVVRATFERCELVRKIFSNHRVKFLEKNIALDCEYGKDLEERCKHVGEPPSLPVVFIDGHYLGGAEKILGMNESGELQDLLAKIERVQHPHTCQTCGGFAFVPCPMCHGSKMSVFRNCFTDSFKALKCTWCNENGLQPCSSCSQ; from the exons ATGGAGGAGACAATGTTGACACTGCCGGGTGAAGAGAAGCCCCAGAAGCAGCTGAGGTTCCGCGTGGCTTCGGGGAATAGCGGTCGGGTGCTGAAGGAGATTTTTAAAGATGAAGGGCCATCAGACTCGTTGGATTCAGACTGCACCAGTAGTTTGGATGTAGACCGGATCAGTACACCTTCCACAAGTGGAGATGCTAATGGACATGGTTTTCTGTATGGGTTTCTGGGCTCCGAGTTGGATTATAGCGAGAGTGAGCCAGATGATCTGCTCATGTATGCGGGGACCTCAAAGGACAGAGCACCGATCAGCCACAAGCGTGTCAACATCCTCAGCAACAATGGGACTGTGAGGGGAGTCAAGCACAAAGTCAGTGCAGGTCAGGCCTTATTTGAAAATCTCCCTAATGCATTTGGG CCGAAGTTGACACTAGAGTTTGGGCGGATAGTGATATACACCACCAGCTTCCGAGTAGTAAGGGCCACATTTGAGAGGTGTGAGTTGGTCCGGAAGATCTTCTCCAACCACAGGGTCAAGTTCCTGGAAAAGAACATAGCCCTGGACTGTGAGTATGGGAAGGACCTGGAGGAACGATGCAAGCACGTGGGCGAACCTCCCTCGCTACCAGTTGTGTTCATCGATGGACACTATCTTGGG GGTGCTGAAAAAATATTGGGCATGAATGAATCAGGAGAACTTCAGGATCTTCTGGCCAAAATTGAG AGGGTACAGCACCCCCATACGTGCCAGACCTGTGGGGGCTTTGCCTTCGTCCCGTGCCCCATGTGCCATGGTAGCAAGATGTCTGTTTTCCGCAACTGCTTCACAGACTCTTTCAAAGCCCTGAAGTGCACCTGGTGCAACGAGAACGGCCTGCAGCCCTGTTCCAGCTGCAGCCAATGA